In one Cloacibacillus porcorum genomic region, the following are encoded:
- a CDS encoding type I secretion system permease/ATPase has translation MSQNSTSEHLSTETAVPRETSSLPGGGPLVASLTLIAALHGRRISCDALLSGLPMENGVLTPALFSRAAKRAGLASKIIKSPLERINGLLCPAVLILGGSRACVVTSIDAAAEKASVIFPGEMDEGTAELSFETLRDIYTGYVIYLKPQFKFDERAGADGKRRKGHWFWETLATEKNIYRDVIIASLLSNIFAFAMPLFVMNVYNRVVPNNAVETLWVMAIGVFIMITADFALHMARGYLTDLAASRTNTRLSADMMEQVLSMRSEARPASVGSMVNSIQGFDSVRSFISSATVFAYVDLPFSIFFIIVIAIIAWPLAIPILIGGLLVLAEAVMVQKQMRELSETTNRASSLKNATMVESLVAIESVKTQNLESTVQNRWEKTVAHLEAANVKMRLLSSAVISWTQWINVTISIATMVIGVYLIRANAISMGSLIAAYMLSSRAMMPISRVAGLLMQYYSTSRSLSALDDIMNKETEHEEGVTFLSRPDIAGGIQFRDVGFAYPEQERPALSALNFTVKPGEHVAIVGPIGSGKSTLFKLILKLFRQTEGSILIDGTDSRQMDPAELRRAVGVVPQEVMLFYGTLRDNLVMGNPYITDQALLQAIQISGVDGIVKNHPKGFDMQVGERGANLSSGQRQAVAIARAVLKNPSLLLLDEPTSAMDSGSEERVRHNLKIFAKDKTLLLVTHRTALLDLTERVIVLDGGRIVADGPKEQILAALKEGAIGRAY, from the coding sequence ATGAGTCAAAATAGCACCTCTGAACATCTGTCAACGGAAACAGCCGTGCCGAGGGAGACGTCCAGCCTCCCCGGCGGCGGCCCTCTGGTGGCCTCTCTCACGCTGATCGCGGCGCTCCACGGACGCCGCATTTCGTGTGACGCACTGCTCTCCGGACTGCCGATGGAGAACGGGGTGCTTACGCCCGCTCTCTTTTCGCGCGCCGCGAAGCGCGCGGGACTTGCCAGCAAAATAATCAAAAGTCCGTTGGAACGGATAAACGGCCTGCTCTGCCCCGCGGTCCTGATACTCGGCGGCAGCCGCGCCTGCGTTGTCACCTCTATCGATGCGGCGGCGGAGAAAGCCTCCGTCATCTTCCCCGGAGAGATGGACGAGGGAACTGCGGAACTCTCTTTTGAGACGCTGCGCGATATCTACACCGGCTACGTGATATATTTGAAGCCGCAGTTCAAGTTCGACGAACGCGCGGGAGCGGACGGCAAGAGGCGCAAAGGGCACTGGTTCTGGGAGACGCTCGCGACGGAGAAAAATATCTACCGCGACGTGATCATCGCCTCCCTCCTCAGCAACATCTTCGCCTTCGCGATGCCGCTTTTCGTGATGAACGTCTACAACAGAGTCGTACCGAACAACGCCGTCGAGACCCTCTGGGTGATGGCAATCGGCGTCTTCATTATGATAACGGCCGACTTCGCGCTGCACATGGCGCGCGGCTACCTTACAGACCTCGCCGCTTCGCGCACGAACACGCGCCTCTCCGCCGACATGATGGAGCAGGTATTGTCCATGCGCAGCGAGGCGCGCCCCGCCTCGGTCGGCTCGATGGTCAACAGCATTCAGGGATTCGACAGCGTACGCAGCTTCATCTCCTCAGCGACGGTATTCGCCTATGTCGACCTGCCCTTCTCGATCTTTTTCATCATCGTCATCGCGATCATCGCCTGGCCGCTCGCCATACCGATACTGATCGGCGGCCTGCTCGTGCTCGCCGAGGCGGTCATGGTGCAGAAACAGATGCGGGAACTCTCGGAGACGACGAACCGCGCCAGCTCGCTGAAAAACGCGACGATGGTCGAAAGCCTAGTCGCAATAGAGTCGGTCAAAACACAGAACCTTGAGAGCACCGTCCAGAACCGCTGGGAAAAGACCGTCGCCCACCTCGAGGCGGCGAACGTGAAGATGCGGCTGCTCTCCTCCGCAGTCATCAGCTGGACACAGTGGATCAACGTCACCATATCGATCGCGACGATGGTCATCGGCGTCTACCTCATCCGCGCGAACGCCATAAGCATGGGCTCGCTGATCGCCGCCTACATGCTCTCCTCGCGCGCGATGATGCCCATCAGCCGCGTCGCGGGGCTTCTCATGCAGTACTACTCCACCTCGCGCTCCCTCTCGGCGCTCGACGACATCATGAACAAAGAGACGGAACATGAGGAGGGAGTCACCTTTCTCAGCCGCCCCGACATCGCGGGCGGCATACAGTTCCGGGACGTCGGCTTCGCCTATCCCGAGCAGGAGCGTCCGGCGCTCTCGGCGCTGAACTTCACCGTCAAACCGGGGGAACACGTGGCGATAGTCGGCCCCATCGGCTCCGGCAAGAGCACCCTCTTCAAACTCATACTCAAACTCTTCCGCCAAACGGAGGGCTCGATCCTCATCGACGGCACCGACAGCCGCCAGATGGACCCCGCCGAGCTGCGCCGCGCCGTCGGCGTCGTGCCGCAGGAGGTAATGCTTTTCTACGGGACCCTGCGCGACAACCTTGTGATGGGAAATCCCTACATCACCGACCAGGCCCTGCTTCAGGCGATCCAGATAAGCGGCGTGGACGGCATTGTGAAAAACCACCCCAAAGGATTCGACATGCAGGTCGGCGAACGCGGCGCAAACCTCTCCAGCGGGCAGCGGCAGGCGGTGGCTATCGCCCGCGCCGTGCTGAAAAATCCTTCGCTGCTGCTGCTCGACGAACCCACCTCGGCGATGGATTCCGGAAGTGAGGAGCGTGTGCGCCACAACCTGAAAATATTCGCGAAAGACAAGACGCTGTTGCTCGTGACCCACCGCACGGCGCTGCTCGACCTCACGGAACGGGTCATCGTCCTTGACGGCGGACGGATCGTGGCAGACGGCCCCAAAGAGCAGATACTCGCGGCCCTCAAAGAGGGCGCAATTGGGAGGGCCTACTGA
- a CDS encoding HlyD family type I secretion periplasmic adaptor subunit translates to MLEPMNKDSFEKAGKAIAKVENFGGGVTRRVFGLLFKENARRPGDWASDAAWAEAEEKPLKARAIVYIVLATFLLLLLWMSIAKVDEVVTGSGKAIPTSGTQMVQAIDGGMVEEILVKESQTVSKDAVLVKINQTRSSSSLGERNAQLLALTAKASRLEAQTQGKPFIAPVEAAASMPNIIEHERRLYQTSLDEMRSAVRVARDQAFQRRQELVEANARLSQLTGACELAENELNATKQLLSSGAVSELEVIRLEKESARAKADRDQARAQITRTRGAIQEAEGQIKETELRYLNSWRSELTATLRELESLEEGNKALIDRVSQAEIRAPISGTIKRLFVNSKGAVIMPGGAVAEIVSDQDALVVEARLAPNDRAFVRAGMPVVVKVTAYEYAVYGGLEGTVEYIGPDTITDEKGNTYYTVRIRTKETSFGPDRPILPGMVAQVDIMTGKRTILAYLLRPLFRAKEKAFREH, encoded by the coding sequence ATGCTGGAGCCAATGAACAAAGATAGCTTTGAAAAGGCCGGCAAAGCAATCGCTAAAGTTGAGAACTTCGGCGGCGGCGTCACGCGCCGGGTCTTCGGCCTGCTCTTTAAGGAAAACGCGCGCCGCCCGGGCGACTGGGCCAGCGACGCCGCCTGGGCCGAGGCGGAAGAAAAGCCGCTCAAGGCCAGGGCAATAGTCTACATCGTGCTCGCAACCTTCCTCCTGCTGCTGCTCTGGATGTCCATCGCCAAAGTCGACGAGGTCGTCACCGGCAGCGGCAAGGCCATCCCCACCTCCGGCACCCAGATGGTGCAGGCGATCGACGGCGGCATGGTGGAAGAGATACTTGTGAAAGAATCGCAGACGGTCAGCAAAGATGCCGTCCTCGTGAAGATAAACCAGACCCGTTCCTCCTCCTCCCTCGGGGAGCGCAACGCGCAGCTGCTGGCGCTCACCGCCAAGGCCTCGCGGCTGGAGGCACAGACACAGGGCAAGCCCTTCATCGCCCCCGTTGAGGCGGCAGCCTCAATGCCGAACATCATCGAGCACGAACGCCGCCTCTACCAGACGAGCCTCGATGAGATGCGCTCCGCCGTCAGGGTGGCGCGCGACCAGGCCTTTCAGCGCCGCCAGGAGCTCGTGGAGGCCAACGCGCGCCTCTCGCAGCTCACGGGAGCCTGCGAACTTGCGGAAAACGAGCTCAACGCAACAAAACAGCTGCTCTCGTCAGGAGCCGTCTCCGAGCTTGAGGTGATACGCCTCGAAAAAGAGTCGGCCCGCGCAAAGGCCGACCGCGACCAGGCGCGCGCGCAGATCACGCGTACCAGGGGCGCGATACAGGAGGCCGAGGGACAGATAAAAGAGACCGAGCTGCGCTACCTGAACAGCTGGCGCAGCGAACTCACCGCGACGCTGCGGGAGCTCGAAAGCCTCGAAGAGGGAAACAAGGCGCTTATCGACCGCGTATCACAGGCGGAGATAAGGGCCCCCATCAGCGGCACCATCAAGCGGCTCTTCGTAAACTCCAAGGGAGCCGTCATCATGCCCGGCGGCGCGGTGGCCGAGATCGTCTCGGACCAGGACGCGCTCGTCGTAGAGGCGCGCCTCGCGCCGAACGACAGAGCCTTCGTCCGGGCGGGAATGCCGGTCGTCGTAAAGGTCACCGCCTATGAATACGCCGTTTACGGCGGCCTCGAGGGGACGGTCGAATACATCGGCCCCGACACCATCACAGACGAAAAGGGCAACACCTACTACACCGTCCGTATCAGGACGAAAGAGACCAGCTTCGGCCCGGACCGGCCGATACTGCCGGGCATGGTCGCGCAGGTCGACATCATGACGGGAAAACGTACAATATTAGCCTACCTCTTGCGGCCGCTCTTCCGCGCCAAAGAAAAGGCATTCAGAGAACATTAG